From the Mangifera indica cultivar Alphonso chromosome 10, CATAS_Mindica_2.1, whole genome shotgun sequence genome, one window contains:
- the LOC123227166 gene encoding probable glutamate carboxypeptidase AMP1 isoform X1, translated as MPLASSKLSTSLFTFPSKPPPPIISFLLFLILCILGFYSLHHPRRLYPAPLSENSEKFLSMASNSTISDYLRSLTSHSHLAGTKPSLDTIQYVFSHFENLGLEAHSVEYNTLLSYPQHVSLLAHFSDRDVVDFLLTEKGVPQNAFSDIVQPYHAYSPSGSAFGKVVFVNYGREEDYGALEVMGVNVSGCVVIARKGESLSRGGVIKIAEDKGALGVLLYAERDISRSGGVDGVERGTVMRGVGDPLSPGWAGVEDGESLDLKDNEVLKRFPKIPSLPLSFENAQTILESLAGGFMPQSWGNLGRINGGRVGPGPTLVNLTYQGEEKVATIHNVFAVLRGFEEPDRYVLLGNHRDAWTYGAVDPNSGTAALLDIARRYAMLMQKGWTPRRTIIFCSWDAEEFGMVGSTEWVEQNIVNLGAKAVAYLNVDCAVQGPGFFAGSTPQLDDLLIEVTKNVKDPDSDGSTAYDQWAATNGVVNSNFSPLCYCHLGSMKIFQYLYLCCVVWLQIQRLSGVDSDFAPFVQHAGVPSVDVYYGRDFPVYHTAFDSYAWMVNHADPFFQRHVAVAGVWGLLALRLADDAILPFNYLSYANQLQAHKDILSNLVDESISLDPLTMTIQELKAAAKEAEVEAKRLIEKETIDHVSVLKVRALNDRLMLAERGFLDSDGLIGRKWFKHLIYGPPSDYESKLNFFPGIADAISQSRRMSERDGQALIQHEVWRVARAIQRAANALRGGLT; from the exons ATGCCTTTAGCCTCGTCTAAACTCTCCACCTCCCTCTTTACTTTTCCTTCAAAACCGCCGCCGCCTATTATCTCCTTCCTCCTCTTTCTCATCCTCTGCATTCTGGGTTTTTATTCCCTGCATCACCCCCGGCGTCTTTACCCTGCACCCCTCTCTGAAAATTCCGAAAAGTTTCTCTCTATGGCCTCAAACTCGACCATTTCGGACTATCTCCGTTCCCTTACTTCACACTCTCATCTCGCCGGAACGAAGCCCTCTTTGGATACAATACAATATGTCTTTTCTCACTTTGAAAATCTCGGCCTTGAAGCTCACAGTGTAGAGTATAATACCCTTTTGTCTTATCCTCAACATGTTTCTCTCCTGGCGCATTTTAGCGACAGGGATGTTGTTGACTTCTTGTTAACGGAAAAGGGCGTGCCTCAGAATGCGTTCTCCGACATTGTGCAGCCGTATCACGCGTATTCGCCATCAGGGTCGGCGTTCGGTAAAGTGGTGTTTGTGAATTACGGGAGGGAGGAGGACTATGGTGCTCTGGAGGTGATGGGGGTGAATGTTAGTGGGTGTGTAGTGATAGCAAGGAAAGGAGAGAGCTTATCGAGAGGTGGTGTAATAAAAATAGCCGAGGATAAAGGTGCGCTGGGGGTGCTATTGTACGCCGAGAGGGATATATCAAGGAGTGGCGGTGTTGATGGTGTGGAGAGAGGGACAGTGATGAGAGGAGTGGGGGACCCACTGAGTCCAGGGTGGGCTGGGGTTGAAGATGGGGAGAGCTTAGACTTGAAAGACAATGAGGTTTTGAAGAGGTTTCCCAAAATTCCATCTTTGCCCTTGTCTTTTGAGAATGCACAAACCATTTTGGAGTCTCTTGCTGGTGGGTTTATGCCTCAGTCTTGGGGTAATTTGGGTCGGATTAATGGTGGGAGGGTTGGACCGGGACCAACTTTGGTGAATTTGACTTACCAG GGGGAAGAAAAGGTGGCGACAATTCATAATGTTTTTGCTGTCTTAAGAGGGTTTGAAGAACCTGATCGCTATGTGCTTCTTGGCAATCATAGAGATGCATGGACGTATGGGGCTGTTGACCCAAACAGTGGGACAGCAGCCCTACTTGACATTGCCCGAAGATATGCTATGTTGATGCAGAAGGGGTGGACCCCTCGAAGAACAATCATTTTCTGCAGCTGGGATGCCGAAGAATTTGGGATG GTGGGATCAACTGAGTGGGTTGAACAAAACATTGTCAATTTGGGTGCCAAAGCAGTGGCCTATCTAAATGTAGATTGTGCGGTTCAAGGGCCTGGATTCTTTGCTGGGTCAACTCCTCAGCTGGATGATCTTTTGATTGAGGTGACAAAGAAT GTCAAAGATCCTGATTCAGATGGTTCGACTGCATATGATCAATGGGCAGCTACAAATGGTGTTGTCAAT TCAAACTTCTCTCCTTTGTGCTATTGTCATCTTGGAAGCATGAAAATTTTCCAGTATTTGTATTTGTGTTGTGTTGTCTGGTTGCAGATCCAAAGACTCAGTGGAGTGGATTCAGATTTTGCTCCCTTTGTGCAGCATGCCGGGGTTCCTTCTGTTGATGTATACTATGGAAGAG ATTTTCCTGTCTATCATACTGCTTTCGATTCTTATGCCTGGATGGTAAACCATGCAGATCCATTTTTCCAGCGGCATGTGGCTG tTGCTGGAGTTTGGGGACTTCTAGCCCTTCGCCTAGCTGATGATGCAATTCTACCTTTCAATTACCTCTCTTATGCCAATCAATTGCAG GCACATAAAGATATCTTGAGTAACTTGGTGGATGAGAGCATATCTCTAGATCCTTTAACCATGACAATTCAAGAACTAAAAGCTGCAGCTAAAGAAGCTGAAGTAGAAGCAAAG AGACTGATAGAGAAAGAAACCATTGATCATGTTTCTGTTCTAAAAGTTCGAGCTTTAAATGATCGGCTGATGCTGGCTGAAAGAGGCTTCCTGGACTCAGATGGGCTTATAGGAAGAAAATGGTTCAAACATCTT ATTTATGGACCTCCTAGTGACTACGAAAGCAAACTCAATTTCTTTCCGGGAATAGCGGATGCAATTTCTCAATCAAGAAGAATGAGTGAGAGAGACGGGCAGGCATTGATTCAGCATGAGGTGTGGAGGGTTGCCAGAGCCATTCAAAGGGCAGCCAATGCTCTTAGAGGGGGCCTAACATGA
- the LOC123227166 gene encoding probable glutamate carboxypeptidase AMP1 isoform X2: MPLASSKLSTSLFTFPSKPPPPIISFLLFLILCILGFYSLHHPRRLYPAPLSENSEKFLSMASNSTISDYLRSLTSHSHLAGTKPSLDTIQYVFSHFENLGLEAHSVEYNTLLSYPQHVSLLAHFSDRDVVDFLLTEKGVPQNAFSDIVQPYHAYSPSGSAFGKVVFVNYGREEDYGALEVMGVNVSGCVVIARKGESLSRGGVIKIAEDKGALGVLLYAERDISRSGGVDGVERGTVMRGVGDPLSPGWAGVEDGESLDLKDNEVLKRFPKIPSLPLSFENAQTILESLAGGFMPQSWGNLGRINGGRVGPGPTLVNLTYQGEEKVATIHNVFAVLRGFEEPDRYVLLGNHRDAWTYGAVDPNSGTAALLDIARRYAMLMQKGWTPRRTIIFCSWDAEEFGMVGSTEWVEQNIVNLGAKAVAYLNVDCAVQGPGFFAGSTPQLDDLLIEVTKNVKDPDSDGSTAYDQWAATNGVVNIQRLSGVDSDFAPFVQHAGVPSVDVYYGRDFPVYHTAFDSYAWMVNHADPFFQRHVAVAGVWGLLALRLADDAILPFNYLSYANQLQAHKDILSNLVDESISLDPLTMTIQELKAAAKEAEVEAKRLIEKETIDHVSVLKVRALNDRLMLAERGFLDSDGLIGRKWFKHLIYGPPSDYESKLNFFPGIADAISQSRRMSERDGQALIQHEVWRVARAIQRAANALRGGLT; the protein is encoded by the exons ATGCCTTTAGCCTCGTCTAAACTCTCCACCTCCCTCTTTACTTTTCCTTCAAAACCGCCGCCGCCTATTATCTCCTTCCTCCTCTTTCTCATCCTCTGCATTCTGGGTTTTTATTCCCTGCATCACCCCCGGCGTCTTTACCCTGCACCCCTCTCTGAAAATTCCGAAAAGTTTCTCTCTATGGCCTCAAACTCGACCATTTCGGACTATCTCCGTTCCCTTACTTCACACTCTCATCTCGCCGGAACGAAGCCCTCTTTGGATACAATACAATATGTCTTTTCTCACTTTGAAAATCTCGGCCTTGAAGCTCACAGTGTAGAGTATAATACCCTTTTGTCTTATCCTCAACATGTTTCTCTCCTGGCGCATTTTAGCGACAGGGATGTTGTTGACTTCTTGTTAACGGAAAAGGGCGTGCCTCAGAATGCGTTCTCCGACATTGTGCAGCCGTATCACGCGTATTCGCCATCAGGGTCGGCGTTCGGTAAAGTGGTGTTTGTGAATTACGGGAGGGAGGAGGACTATGGTGCTCTGGAGGTGATGGGGGTGAATGTTAGTGGGTGTGTAGTGATAGCAAGGAAAGGAGAGAGCTTATCGAGAGGTGGTGTAATAAAAATAGCCGAGGATAAAGGTGCGCTGGGGGTGCTATTGTACGCCGAGAGGGATATATCAAGGAGTGGCGGTGTTGATGGTGTGGAGAGAGGGACAGTGATGAGAGGAGTGGGGGACCCACTGAGTCCAGGGTGGGCTGGGGTTGAAGATGGGGAGAGCTTAGACTTGAAAGACAATGAGGTTTTGAAGAGGTTTCCCAAAATTCCATCTTTGCCCTTGTCTTTTGAGAATGCACAAACCATTTTGGAGTCTCTTGCTGGTGGGTTTATGCCTCAGTCTTGGGGTAATTTGGGTCGGATTAATGGTGGGAGGGTTGGACCGGGACCAACTTTGGTGAATTTGACTTACCAG GGGGAAGAAAAGGTGGCGACAATTCATAATGTTTTTGCTGTCTTAAGAGGGTTTGAAGAACCTGATCGCTATGTGCTTCTTGGCAATCATAGAGATGCATGGACGTATGGGGCTGTTGACCCAAACAGTGGGACAGCAGCCCTACTTGACATTGCCCGAAGATATGCTATGTTGATGCAGAAGGGGTGGACCCCTCGAAGAACAATCATTTTCTGCAGCTGGGATGCCGAAGAATTTGGGATG GTGGGATCAACTGAGTGGGTTGAACAAAACATTGTCAATTTGGGTGCCAAAGCAGTGGCCTATCTAAATGTAGATTGTGCGGTTCAAGGGCCTGGATTCTTTGCTGGGTCAACTCCTCAGCTGGATGATCTTTTGATTGAGGTGACAAAGAAT GTCAAAGATCCTGATTCAGATGGTTCGACTGCATATGATCAATGGGCAGCTACAAATGGTGTTGTCAAT ATCCAAAGACTCAGTGGAGTGGATTCAGATTTTGCTCCCTTTGTGCAGCATGCCGGGGTTCCTTCTGTTGATGTATACTATGGAAGAG ATTTTCCTGTCTATCATACTGCTTTCGATTCTTATGCCTGGATGGTAAACCATGCAGATCCATTTTTCCAGCGGCATGTGGCTG tTGCTGGAGTTTGGGGACTTCTAGCCCTTCGCCTAGCTGATGATGCAATTCTACCTTTCAATTACCTCTCTTATGCCAATCAATTGCAG GCACATAAAGATATCTTGAGTAACTTGGTGGATGAGAGCATATCTCTAGATCCTTTAACCATGACAATTCAAGAACTAAAAGCTGCAGCTAAAGAAGCTGAAGTAGAAGCAAAG AGACTGATAGAGAAAGAAACCATTGATCATGTTTCTGTTCTAAAAGTTCGAGCTTTAAATGATCGGCTGATGCTGGCTGAAAGAGGCTTCCTGGACTCAGATGGGCTTATAGGAAGAAAATGGTTCAAACATCTT ATTTATGGACCTCCTAGTGACTACGAAAGCAAACTCAATTTCTTTCCGGGAATAGCGGATGCAATTTCTCAATCAAGAAGAATGAGTGAGAGAGACGGGCAGGCATTGATTCAGCATGAGGTGTGGAGGGTTGCCAGAGCCATTCAAAGGGCAGCCAATGCTCTTAGAGGGGGCCTAACATGA
- the LOC123227115 gene encoding uncharacterized protein LOC123227115 isoform X1: protein MEETIANLCKTLAYFCNHLDNSCEALKQSVQRRPIPLDSASTTFIQCLNRRVSAVTSDLNLLDSMSFGTVSFEELLGHCNEVYKTNETHLLQLHDRLKTFNNIPEFEIDDEDKGCSLLTPIGFDSKDEVESPSPISFSHSVMKSLEEDTLLDESLSLKNLGLSDVCLATLASEDNDNTDDPDWCFQETMKCSRDKLHEIKDLSEQTANIEGELKDKPISFEAAGPVIKVSKDDYDSIPSYMKTLTSWEDLLIAVEKINSNLRKEKTKQCNYFQQDEIASLDLGHKARAYLLLLTRLNCLRIETIDGRISYRVL from the exons ATGGAGGAAACCATTGCAAACCTCTGCAAAACCCTCGCTTATTTCTGCAACCACTTAGACAACAGTTGCGAAGCTCTTAAGCAATCTGTGCAGCGGCGTCCCATCCCTCTGGATTCCGCTTCTACAACCTTCATCCAGTGCCTCAACCGCCGTGTTTCAGCCGTCACTTCTGATCTTAATTTGCTCGATTCGATGTCGTTTGGTACGGTCTCTTTTGAGGAGTTATTAGGACACTGCAATGAAGTTTACAAGACCAACGAGACCCATCTTCTTCAACTCCATGATCGCCTTAAAACCTTCAATAATATTCCtg AATTTGAGATTGATGACGAAGATAAGGGTTGCAGTTTATTGACACCGATTGGTTTTGACTCAAAGGATGAGGTGGAATCACCATCAccaatctctttttctcattcaGTCATGAAGAGCTTGGAAGAAGACACTCT ACTTGATGAATCATTGAGTTTAAAGAATCTGGGGCTATCAGATGTTTGTCTAGCCACTTTAGCATCTGAAG ATAATGATAACACTGATGATCCAGATTGGTGTTTCCAAGAAACAATGAA ATGCTCCAGGGACAAACTGCATGAGATAAAGGATCTAAGTGAACAAACTGCAAATATAGAAG GGGAATTGAAAGATAAGCCTATTTCCTTTGAAGCTGCTGGTCCTGTAATAAAGGTATCAAAGGATGACTATGACAGCATTCCATCCTACATGAAAACCCTAACTTCATGGGAG GATCTGCTCATTGCTGTTGAGAAGATCAACTCAAACTTgagaaaggagaaaacaaaacaatGCAACTACTTCCAACAGGACGAAATTGCATCTTTGGACTTGG GGCACAAAGCCAGAGCTTACCTACTGCTACTCACTCGTCTAAATTGTTTACGTATTGAAACAATTGATGGTCGTATAAGCTACCGTGTTCTGTGA
- the LOC123227115 gene encoding uncharacterized protein LOC123227115 isoform X2, whose translation MEETIANLCKTLAYFCNHLDNSCEALKQSVQRRPIPLDSASTTFIQCLNRRVSAVTSDLNLLDSMSFGTVSFEELLGHCNEVYKTNETHLLQLHDRLKTFNNIPEFEIDDEDKGCSLLTPIGFDSKDEVESPSPISFSHSVMKSLEEDTLLDESLSLKNLGLSDVCLATLASEDNDNTDDPDWCFQETMKDKLHEIKDLSEQTANIEGELKDKPISFEAAGPVIKVSKDDYDSIPSYMKTLTSWEDLLIAVEKINSNLRKEKTKQCNYFQQDEIASLDLGHKARAYLLLLTRLNCLRIETIDGRISYRVL comes from the exons ATGGAGGAAACCATTGCAAACCTCTGCAAAACCCTCGCTTATTTCTGCAACCACTTAGACAACAGTTGCGAAGCTCTTAAGCAATCTGTGCAGCGGCGTCCCATCCCTCTGGATTCCGCTTCTACAACCTTCATCCAGTGCCTCAACCGCCGTGTTTCAGCCGTCACTTCTGATCTTAATTTGCTCGATTCGATGTCGTTTGGTACGGTCTCTTTTGAGGAGTTATTAGGACACTGCAATGAAGTTTACAAGACCAACGAGACCCATCTTCTTCAACTCCATGATCGCCTTAAAACCTTCAATAATATTCCtg AATTTGAGATTGATGACGAAGATAAGGGTTGCAGTTTATTGACACCGATTGGTTTTGACTCAAAGGATGAGGTGGAATCACCATCAccaatctctttttctcattcaGTCATGAAGAGCTTGGAAGAAGACACTCT ACTTGATGAATCATTGAGTTTAAAGAATCTGGGGCTATCAGATGTTTGTCTAGCCACTTTAGCATCTGAAG ATAATGATAACACTGATGATCCAGATTGGTGTTTCCAAGAAACAATGAA GGACAAACTGCATGAGATAAAGGATCTAAGTGAACAAACTGCAAATATAGAAG GGGAATTGAAAGATAAGCCTATTTCCTTTGAAGCTGCTGGTCCTGTAATAAAGGTATCAAAGGATGACTATGACAGCATTCCATCCTACATGAAAACCCTAACTTCATGGGAG GATCTGCTCATTGCTGTTGAGAAGATCAACTCAAACTTgagaaaggagaaaacaaaacaatGCAACTACTTCCAACAGGACGAAATTGCATCTTTGGACTTGG GGCACAAAGCCAGAGCTTACCTACTGCTACTCACTCGTCTAAATTGTTTACGTATTGAAACAATTGATGGTCGTATAAGCTACCGTGTTCTGTGA